The genomic segment agTGTATGTCTGTCACCCCCCATTTCACCAGAGCGTCCTTGGGAGTTTGGGACGTTGGGAGTGGGGCTTGTTAAGGGGTGGCAGTGATGACGGGTTGGGGGACCCTGGCTAAAGGGGCTATGCTGACTGCAGCAGGTAAGTGGgagtttcctcttctttccctaaTCTCAgttctccacccctcctcccactcctcacctgtttctctcttcctcctcccttatATTGGTGAGATCGAAGGCATCTTTAGCTCTTATTGGGCCCCACTGGGTAGGAACTAGGAATGGGGAGCTAACTCAGGAAGActttgggggagggaggctggaaagAATGCTTTTCATGATGGCAGGACACTAGGCAGGGTGAGTGGAACAAGGAACAAAAAAAGGAGCCTCGGCAGATGTCAGGACGCAGACCAGCCCATGTGGCGTGGGAGTTGGAAGTGGGGTGAGCCGTCTTCCTAGATAAGATCATGGGCTCAGTAGCCATGTGGATTCCGAGGCAGAGATGCCAGGAACAGCATGTTAAATAAACTCTGTTCTTCTCAGCGGAGCTCACTCCTCCTCTCCCGCCACCCAGTGGCCTTGCAGGATGCAGTCCTACCTACAAACCAGTAAATGGGAACCTGTCAGCCACTGACATCATTTCTGAGGGGCTTTCTTTCTGTGGGATTGATCTGCAGTGGGCAGTGGCTCCTCACACTGTAATTTTAACACTCTGCCTGCCCAGCCTCTTTGTCAAAGTAGTTCGTGATCTGTAAACAGATGCTAAAAGGCACCAGGGGACCTCACCATTTAAAGGACTCCTGCAGTgaattcttttgtaaaatgaataatGGCACCCTAATTTATCTACGTTCTAAATTTGGGTCCATGGGGGAGTAGGGGGCATGCCTATGTTCTGTTGCCAGCagacaagcagagagaagggaatcTGAGGTTTCCTTCCCTTGCTGTCCTGCCATACTCAGGATCCCCTACCATACATAATTTCCTCTCTCGCTGACTTGGGAGAAGTGTGTGAGATGCTCAGCAAGCTAAGAGGGTGGCTTTGCTTAAGGCTGGGGTTTCAGTGACCTGAGAGGTGGGTTCTTTGATTTGGAAGGGAGAGCTGATCTCGAGGCCTCTACTtagaatatttttgtatcctacaGAGATATGGTTACATGTAATGGGCCTAAATGCCCCATGGCCCGGGAAATAATCTGGACACTTTCTAAATCACTTTTAAGCACTGGTCCCTCTGCAATGTAACCGTTCGCTTAAAAGTTAATTTTGTGCCTGTATCTTAAATAAAAGGCAAGTGAGTGACCAGAAGTGTCATACAGGAGTACCACAGTGTGGTTCCTCTCCCAGCATAGGAACAGAAACCAGAtgtgagggcaggaggcaggaggcaggagctgGTCCAGGGGTGGGAGTAGGGTCTGCTACCCCTCTCCCTCTAACTGGGATCCCAGGGAGAGGGATTGAAAGGAACATGGAGGTGGAAAGGAATGAAGCAGTTTTGCTTCCTGGGGACACAGGGATGGGGGCACGCTGTGCCTCTGCAGACACTCCTAGTCATTTCTGCCCAGAGAGAGGCAGCCCTCCCACATTTTTTACCATCCCCCATCACTTCCTCCAATCCCttgccttcccccctcccccccaccaccccagtaCAGTTAAACCTCTCTAACTTGGACTGGTATATTGGAGAAGATGACTGCTCTGAACAAATGACAAAACTGAATGGCAGTGTCTATTTAATGAAATGTATGTCTTCAAAATACATACAGTAAGTGGGGCTCAATGAACAAGGCTTTTCCACTCGAGGTCCTCAGGGAGCATGCGTTAATGAATAGATAGATTCAAAAGCCTGTTAGCTGGTACCCTCCTACAGACACGTTTCTACTGTTAATTTGCTTAGCACACCCTTTCTTCAGAGCTAAAGGAAAACTCAAGCCCAGTTTTTGTTCAGATTATGAAAAAAGTCCAAATCCGCAGGGGTTTGGATTAATGAGGTTTTGCTGTACTGCCTCCCCTTGTTCCCTCAACACAAAGTTCCTACCTCGGAttgggggtgggctgggagggGGTTCCATCTAAGAAGAGGAGGGAGGCTGGGTAGGGGAAGATCCAAGGGGTTAGGTTGGGGTGAGGTAGGAACTTGTTTCATTTGAACTGGTTTCCTGGTATGACTCCCTGGGTTGAAGGCCTGTTAGGAGTCGGGGgtgagattctcttctccctgaTCCCAGAAGATGTAACTTCCTCTGCAGGTGAGAAACAAAATAGGAGGATGGGGTGAGGGGTtgtcctgggggcagggagggagacacGGTTTATGGAGTGGGTTGGCTACTGGGGGGGCACAGCTCGGGGAGCTGGCACCCAGGCTCCCGCGAAGCGTCTCAATAAGTCCGCGCTCTCCTCTTTGGTGTCTTGCAGGAGAGGCAGCTTCCCCCCTTGGGTCCAACAAACCCGCGTGTGACGCTGGCCCCACCTTGGAACGGCCTGGCCCccccagcaccgccccccccaccccggctgcaGATCACTGAGAACGGCGAGTTCCGAAACACCGCAGACCACTAGCCCACCCAGCATCACagacctcctcctccctccccatgcaCCCTGCCCTGGAACAGCACCCACCACCAGGACTGGATGTTGCCAAGGGACAGTGGGATTGCCTCCCTGAATGCCTCCTTGGGGGGCAccaatcccccacccccactgcaccATTTCCAGCGGGGAAGAGTGGGGACCCTTAGCTGccccttttccttcctgttgGAGTGCTGCCCCCTGTGACCCCCAGGGACCCTTGCCCCAGGACACCACCTACCCCACACAGACCCCTTCAGTCCGGGGTGCTATCCCCATCCTCTGCCTCATCGTTCCCCTGAGCACTGGGGGACagaccctcacccccaccctgggggTGTGGCACCTCCAAACTTTCAACTTCAGGGTGATTTTTTAGCAGTAACCAGAGCTGACAATCTAATTCCCCTCCACCGCCCCATTTTGGCCTCCCCTGTCCCCCTTGTAATGGGGAGGGGACCCCGGGTGAGGGGGCCCTATTACCCCTTGATTTCTCAGGAGCGTCTGGGGGGGCTCAGCACGCACAAACTCCTTCTCTTCCTACTACTCTTAAATttactccctccccacccagaacccagatggggtggaggggccaccggggcagggagggggcggcaAGGGGGGAATGGGAGTtgtctccccttcctcccacaccTGATCTGCTCTTGGCTGGTCCCAGAGCGGGGTGAGGGGGCTtatgcccccccctcccccagtgtgTTGGGTGGGGTGGAATTGAGGTTAGGGTGAGGGGTTAGGGTCTAGGAGGGTGTGTATGTTAGGGAGGACAGACTAGGTGATCTGCCCTACCCGGACACACACAgccctccttgcccctcccctctctcttcttgGTCTCTActcccagggggaggggggaacttACTCTAGGAAAAGCCATGTCTCTCTCCCCCAGGGTGGGGGGACCTGTGTTGGAGGAGGGGTGTTGGGGGCCCCCTTCCATGACTCTGTCCCCCCCGGGGGAGGTAGGACAGGGCTGGGCTTCCCTCtcatcctcccccctccccaatctccctccacctccctccctcccgccagCTCCACAATTTTTCGGTGTTTCTCTGTACATAGCTCTCTGGCGGGATAGGGGAGGTAGGATGGATGGGGTTTAGGGTGGGTAGGTCATGGGAGGGGAGAAGCCCCTCCTTGGCACCCCCTCTTCCCTGACTGCTATCCCctacccagccctgccccctcatCCTTTCTTGCGTTTGGTATTGAGACTCTTTCCAGACTTCacccttctttcttttgtatgAACAGTTCTCCTTCAGACCCATCCccctacacacatacacccaGCCGGGGCCaaatttatacttatataaaagttgtaaatatgtgaaattttatCCCTGTGCCCTTTCCCTACTTTCCCAACCCCAGACCCTCCCCCTGgacctcctttcctcctctctttggCTGTTGTAATTATCTGGGGTTTGTACTGTACAtatttgggggtgtgtgtgtgtgggctgGGGGCAACCCCTCTGTATAGAGCTTcctggccccctccctcccccaggcttccctccccctccaccaccctaAAGGTAGGAAGATGCTCTTcctacttgttttattttgttttctcgttctccctccccaccttgtcccaccccactcccagcctTCTCTGTCCTCCACCACTATCCCTTTTTCTCCACTCCCagccccatttcctttttttctggagtGTGTGGTGAAACAGAAAAATCATGTTTAATAAACGGAGATTGTTCTTTTTTCGCTGTGCTGACTTTCCTAAGCTGGGACATTCAGACGTATCACCCTATTCAGTAGGGTGATAGGATCTGCTTTTTGAGAGGAAGCTGGCAGCCTGGGAGAAACCATATCCCTGCATGATGCCACAGTCTCCTCCAGAATAGCACTCTCCCACCCGGCCATAAGATGTATTCTGTTTCTGAGCAGGGGTTGTGACCTGGCTAAGCTTACCCAATCCAGCTCTCCCCTCTCCACTGCCCCACTTAACCCTATGAGTAGAGAGGCCAGGGAGCAGGAACACTATCTGACAAGGAATTCCAAGTATATATATCTACACACACTCACAACTATATTTAGTAATTACCTAGAAATAAGGTTGATTTAATGGCTGGTTAAAATGCTCCCGTACGGAATGGAGCAAAGAACTTGGTCCCTGAACAAATCTGAGTTGCAATCCCAGGCCGGTCACTTGCCAGCCTCCGTTTCCTCCGAGGAAACTGAGCAGAGCAACACCTACCTTGTAGGGCTGGGGGAGGGTACAAGGTGATGTGGACGATGCCTGGCCCACACAATAGTTCATCTCGCCTTCTCAGCACTTAGAAGGGAGCGGGCGCTACGTTTAATCATCCGCAGGGCTTAAGGGTCGCCCCCTCCTTCCAGGCTACCATCTCCCGAGGCCCAGCTCAGATTCCTCCGGGCGTCAGACACCTCCCGCCGGCACCGCCTTCTCGCCCGCGCAGCCAATCAACGCGAGGCTCGTAGCCCTCCGCCCTCCGATTGGCTGGGGCTCTGGCACCGCCCCCCGCACCTGGCGTTGGCGTCCGGCGCGAAGGCGGTGGCTTCCGGCCCGGGACTGAGCGGTGGCTGCCTGGGCGCCCCGGCCCGGTGCCGCCGGTGTAGCCGCGGGGGCGTGGCGGCGGGAAGGGCCTCCCGGCTGGCTGGTGCGGCTCCCCGGGAGCCGGCCCTCTGGGCGCCGTGAGCAGGAGCCGTCCGGGGCCGGCGAGGCCAGGCCGGGGCTGGAAGGATCTCCTCGTCTTCCTCCGCAGGCCCTGGAAGTGAAACCCCGGTTGGTCTTTTGTTGTggtgttttagtttttcttttcttggtgggGGAGTGTGCGGGCCTGATCTGCGGGAACCACCACTCACTGGAAAGTTTCCACTTTGCCGGGTTGGGGAGGCGGGTGTTGTTGCCCTTACCCAGAGCTTCTGTGACCCGCGTGCCTTTCCTCCGCAGCCTTCGTCCCGCGGGGGTGCGCCCCCAGCCCCTCATCTCCAGTGTTCCGCCCTCTGGGATTTCTCTCTCTGAGGAGGCCATATGGATCTCTCGACGCCTTTGCCCCCCGTACCCTGCTCCCCGACCCGCAACCCAGCCCCACGGACAATCCAGATCGAGTTCCCACAGCATAGCTCGGTGCTGCTGGAAGCCCTGAACCGCCACAGGCTAGAGGGAAAGTTCTGTGATGTGTCCCTGTTGGTGCAGGGCCGGGAACTTAGAGCTCACAAGGCAGTGTTGGCTGCTGCCTCTCCCTACTTCCACGACAGACTTCTGCTGGGGGATGCGCCACGTCTCACTCTACCCAGCGTCATTGAAGCCGATGCCTTCGAGGGGCTGCTCCAGCTCATTTATTCAGGACGCCTCCGTCTGCCTCTGGATGCTCTGCCTGCCCACCTCCTTGTGGCCAGTGGCCTCCAGATGTGGCAAGTAGTAGATCAGTGCTCAGAGATTCTTAGAGAACTAGAAATCTCAGGTGGAATTTCAACCTGTGGGGCGACGTCTTACCACACTCTTCTTTCAACCACATCCTCTCCAGGAGGCTGGTGCATTCGCTCTTCCTCTTTCCAGGCCCCAGTGCAGTCTTCCTCCACCTCTAGGGAGAACTCTGTTTTAGGGGAGGGGAGTGAACTGGGAGATGTGTTACAGATTAAagttgaggaagaagaggaggaggaccagGGGTCAGCAGCCCCTTCTCAGACACCTCAGCCTCAGAGGGTATCAGGAGGGTTTCCCTGCCCTCATGGATCCCACCCACTGCCTGTATCCACTACATATTGTAGGGTTCCTTGCGAGAGTGCCCCACTTGAGCCTCCTGCCCTTCATACTGCACCACCCCCCAAAGTCTTCTACATTAAGCAGGAACCCTCTGAGCCTGAAGAAGAGATACCAGGGGGTGGAACTCAGTCTGGAGGA from the Canis lupus dingo isolate Sandy chromosome 12, ASM325472v2, whole genome shotgun sequence genome contains:
- the ZBTB9 gene encoding LOW QUALITY PROTEIN: zinc finger and BTB domain-containing protein 9 (The sequence of the model RefSeq protein was modified relative to this genomic sequence to represent the inferred CDS: deleted 1 base in 1 codon), with the protein product MDLSTPLPPVPCSPTRNPAPRTIQIEFPQHSSVLLEALNRHRLEGKFCDVSLLVQGRELRAHKAVLAAASPYFHDRLLLGDAPRLTLPSVIEADAFEGLLQLIYSGRLRLPLDALPAHLLVASGLQMWQVVDQCSEILRELEISGGISTCGATSYHTLLSTTSSPGGWCIRSSSFQAPVQSSSTSRENSVLGEGSELGDVLQIKVEEEEEEDQGSAAPSQTPQPQRVSGGFPCPHGSHPLPVSTTYCRVPCESAPLEPPALHTAPPPKVFYIKQEPSEPEEEIPGGGTQSGGAKEETKVFSGGDTKGNGELGFLLPLGAGATYGGGGGPSWKPVDLHGNEILSGGGWPGGGGQAVHGPVKLGGIPPEDGKRFGCLCGKRFAVKPKRDRHIMLTFSLRPFSCGICNKRFKLKHHLTEHMKTHAGALHACPHCGRRFRVHACFLRHRDLCKGQGWATAHWTYN